The following proteins are co-located in the Dyadobacter chenwenxiniae genome:
- a CDS encoding aldose 1-epimerase yields the protein MSFEIFKQQFGDLTEYVIQEAFTGNRCVIIPQLGGIVRQLSLRKGITLFSLLKTPPTPDSLVADMKSASELLFPFASRIPNGRYKFLGKEYQLAKNETGGLNAIHGLVRKQQFNLEDQIIEADHASIKLSYDLNSLEGYPFSVKFSVLYTLHADGRFVLSYEAVNNGAEPAPAMFGWHPYFVLGNEEVDAWKINIPSGEIVDFDNNQIPVGKKPFLVERPTKLYQKAFDNCFIVDSATTNVVTELISENQDITLRIKQETGEGKFNYLVVYTPPARDCVAIEPLTANVNAFNSGEGLNVLAQGKSIHGAITLSLV from the coding sequence ATGTCTTTTGAAATATTTAAACAGCAGTTTGGCGACCTTACCGAATACGTCATTCAGGAAGCATTCACTGGAAACCGTTGCGTGATCATCCCCCAACTGGGTGGAATAGTGCGTCAACTGTCGCTCCGCAAAGGGATTACACTTTTTTCGTTATTAAAAACTCCTCCCACGCCAGACAGCCTTGTAGCAGACATGAAAAGCGCAAGTGAGTTGCTGTTTCCATTTGCAAGTCGAATCCCTAATGGCAGATACAAATTTCTTGGAAAGGAATATCAATTGGCAAAGAACGAAACCGGCGGTCTGAATGCCATTCATGGCCTGGTACGAAAGCAGCAGTTCAATTTGGAAGACCAAATTATTGAGGCGGACCATGCATCTATAAAGCTTTCTTATGACCTTAATAGTCTGGAAGGCTATCCATTTTCCGTGAAGTTCTCAGTACTTTATACACTGCATGCAGACGGGCGATTTGTTTTAAGCTATGAGGCCGTAAACAATGGCGCCGAACCGGCTCCGGCTATGTTCGGCTGGCATCCTTACTTCGTGCTGGGCAATGAAGAAGTAGATGCGTGGAAAATCAACATTCCTTCCGGCGAAATTGTCGACTTCGATAATAATCAGATCCCGGTTGGTAAAAAGCCTTTTTTGGTAGAAAGACCCACAAAGCTCTATCAGAAGGCTTTTGATAACTGCTTTATCGTAGATTCAGCAACCACAAATGTGGTTACGGAGCTGATTTCTGAAAATCAAGACATTACATTGCGGATTAAGCAAGAAACAGGTGAAGGAAAATTCAATTACCTGGTTGTGTACACGCCACCCGCACGCGATTGCGTTGCAATAGAACCATTAACAGCCAATGTGAATGCATTTAACTCTGGCGAAGGACTTAACGTTCTGGCCCAGGGCAAGAGCATTCATGGTGCGATCACATTGAGTTTAGTTTAG
- a CDS encoding nucleotidyltransferase family protein has translation MPDLKISPELALLMEAALEGKSKPPFDSYQREINWAKLSRLANWHQVRPLLLDHLQNRGEKLEVPAKHLAGLKEFAMGQAVTNMAFLGISVRLYEQLDAVRVKAFLMKGALWAWLLYEKPNQREFGDIDFFIEEGDINKSLSTLKVNGFEPDPYRKYLMGQDALRSAYLETDYQLPLQPIESHALQSLEIQWKPSYPRYCYDLNWKELSLNMISVNMAGSLIQIPNMENQLLMMVIHHGGVEQWDKLKYMADFVRILRKHSDKLDWSYIQDISGKQGFKRLLSESVGMVRLLTGEAFGGEAFESAMASPSDKFRSAILKHWENERPVLKSKSWRIFLYNMRHRDNLGVKFSIILAHLSYLTNLRLLWHKALWYKKHQS, from the coding sequence ATGCCAGACCTGAAAATCTCCCCGGAGTTGGCATTGTTAATGGAGGCTGCACTTGAAGGGAAATCAAAACCTCCATTCGATTCATATCAAAGAGAAATTAACTGGGCAAAATTGTCAAGACTGGCCAACTGGCATCAGGTGAGGCCATTGTTGCTGGATCATCTGCAAAATCGCGGGGAGAAGCTTGAAGTTCCAGCCAAACATTTGGCTGGTTTGAAGGAGTTTGCGATGGGACAGGCGGTGACGAATATGGCCTTTTTAGGAATCTCCGTCAGGTTATACGAGCAACTTGACGCCGTTCGTGTCAAAGCCTTTCTAATGAAGGGCGCTTTGTGGGCTTGGCTGTTATATGAAAAGCCCAATCAACGCGAATTCGGCGATATTGATTTTTTCATTGAAGAGGGCGATATTAACAAAAGCCTTTCTACATTAAAGGTAAATGGCTTTGAACCAGACCCTTACCGTAAATATTTAATGGGACAGGATGCGCTGAGATCTGCTTATCTTGAAACGGATTACCAACTTCCCCTGCAACCGATTGAGAGCCATGCATTGCAGTCCCTCGAAATTCAATGGAAGCCCAGTTACCCCCGTTATTGCTACGACTTAAACTGGAAGGAGCTTTCCTTGAATATGATTTCCGTTAATATGGCTGGCTCGCTTATCCAAATCCCGAATATGGAAAACCAGCTCCTTATGATGGTCATTCACCATGGAGGTGTGGAGCAATGGGATAAACTGAAATACATGGCCGACTTCGTCCGAATTCTACGGAAACATTCGGATAAGCTGGATTGGAGTTATATTCAGGACATTTCCGGAAAACAAGGCTTCAAACGTTTGTTGAGCGAATCCGTGGGAATGGTTCGTTTGCTGACAGGTGAGGCATTTGGAGGAGAAGCGTTTGAAAGCGCTATGGCATCTCCTTCCGACAAGTTCCGTAGTGCTATTCTGAAACATTGGGAAAACGAGCGTCCGGTATTGAAATCCAAGTCGTGGCGCATATTCCTATACAACATGCGCCACAGGGATAATTTAGGTGTGAAATTTTCGATTATTCTAGCGCACCTAAGTTACCTGACCAACCTGCGATTACTCTGGCACAAGGCGCTTTGGTATAAAAAGCACCAGTCCTAA
- a CDS encoding serine kinase, with protein sequence MHHYKAFGLNILSEIKLPEFSDGDVDTKHDLYIQSASFDLPTLEKTQLYRRGVRAGFAKDADENLYLHWNNVGSFKAMNGNHLIVNALVEDANLISLFTVSEALGLILFQRGLFLLHASSVQVGNEGWCFMGTPGAGKSTTAAAFIKAGCKLLSDDLTAIGFGNDGSAYIVPAYPQLKIWDKTADGLHYEKSELQPVSEGVNKFSYQPKSDFLHEPVPLKEVFFLHKARNRKPLVPLSAAEIPTEMLKNFPLPSQLLTDVALKRHFSQSFQCTRSARLWKKKRPDGFENLGKWVNECIPEQLIAG encoded by the coding sequence ATGCACCATTATAAAGCCTTCGGGCTCAATATTCTTTCCGAAATCAAACTTCCAGAATTTAGCGACGGAGATGTGGATACAAAGCATGATTTGTATATCCAATCCGCATCATTTGATCTTCCCACGCTGGAAAAAACACAATTATATAGAAGAGGGGTGCGGGCGGGTTTCGCTAAAGATGCGGATGAAAACCTTTATCTGCACTGGAACAATGTTGGTTCTTTCAAAGCAATGAATGGAAATCACCTCATTGTGAATGCTTTGGTTGAAGATGCTAATCTGATAAGTCTTTTCACGGTTAGCGAGGCTCTGGGCTTAATCTTGTTTCAAAGAGGGCTTTTTCTCCTGCACGCGAGCTCGGTGCAGGTGGGAAATGAAGGCTGGTGTTTCATGGGAACGCCCGGAGCTGGAAAGTCAACCACAGCTGCTGCATTTATTAAAGCAGGTTGCAAGTTGCTCAGTGATGACTTAACGGCAATCGGGTTCGGCAATGATGGATCAGCGTACATTGTCCCAGCCTATCCGCAACTTAAAATCTGGGATAAGACGGCTGATGGCCTGCATTACGAGAAGTCAGAGTTGCAACCGGTCAGCGAAGGTGTTAATAAATTTTCGTATCAGCCTAAGTCTGATTTCCTACATGAACCGGTTCCATTGAAAGAAGTGTTTTTCCTGCACAAGGCCCGGAACAGGAAACCATTGGTGCCATTATCTGCTGCCGAAATCCCCACTGAAATGCTTAAAAATTTCCCGTTGCCCAGTCAGTTACTTACGGATGTGGCTTTGAAAAGGCATTTTTCCCAAAGCTTTCAATGCACCAGATCTGCCAGGTTATGGAAGAAAAAACGTCCGGATGGATTTGAAAACCTGGGTAAGTGGGTCAACGAGTGCATTCCGGAACAACTAATAGCCGGATAA
- a CDS encoding lasso peptide biosynthesis B2 protein — MATFKHHITKWNSLSREGKAIFLKAAVSLVFIKTALVILPFGTFRKLFHWLCETRSTREIAQKRIDLTVWAVDTAANLLPLELLCLPRALATKYLLRKVPALTLEIGIEVNPAKQFEAHAWVEKNGAVIMGNWPESVLYQRIWVWK; from the coding sequence TTGGCAACATTCAAGCACCATATAACCAAATGGAATAGTTTATCCCGTGAAGGAAAGGCCATCTTTCTGAAAGCGGCAGTAAGTCTGGTGTTTATTAAAACTGCATTGGTGATTTTGCCTTTCGGGACATTTCGAAAACTGTTTCACTGGCTTTGTGAGACAAGATCTACGCGTGAAATTGCTCAGAAAAGGATCGATTTGACGGTTTGGGCGGTGGATACTGCAGCTAACTTGTTGCCACTGGAACTGCTTTGTCTGCCACGCGCACTCGCTACTAAATATCTTTTGCGGAAAGTCCCTGCGTTGACGCTGGAAATCGGCATTGAAGTGAACCCGGCCAAGCAGTTTGAGGCGCATGCCTGGGTGGAGAAAAATGGCGCGGTTATCATGGGTAACTGGCCGGAATCGGTTCTTTATCAGCGGATTTGGGTCTGGAAATGA
- a CDS encoding PqqD family protein: MAKYQLTSDQISSKVAGETVILNHNKGAYYGLDEVGAVVWDNLERGPQTLDSLCNAVISEYEVDPETCKSDIDLLLKDLIFEKLVEEIK; encoded by the coding sequence ATGGCAAAATACCAACTCACATCAGACCAGATTTCTTCCAAAGTTGCGGGCGAAACAGTGATTCTCAATCACAATAAAGGAGCCTATTATGGACTGGACGAAGTCGGTGCTGTGGTTTGGGATAATTTGGAAAGAGGCCCGCAAACCCTTGATTCACTTTGCAATGCCGTGATCAGCGAATATGAAGTGGATCCTGAAACATGCAAAAGCGACATTGATCTGCTGCTTAAAGATCTTATTTTTGAGAAACTGGTTGAGGAAATTAAATAG